Proteins encoded in a region of the Schaalia hyovaginalis genome:
- a CDS encoding ATP-dependent helicase, translating into MNERDPEALLDALDPDQRAVALQVTGPLAVLAGAGTGKTRAITYRIAYGTAIGAYPPDSVLAVTFTRRAAFEMRHRLAGLGVPRAQARTFHSAALRQLQHFWPTVIGGPMPSILAHKASIVSSAAARLGIAADKTIVRDLAAEVEWAKVSLVDSEHYAEKVKAGHEVPAGLSADDMARLLEVYEDAKSERGVIDFEDVLVILCGMLQERSDVAAKVRAQYRHFVVDEFQDVSAIQRRLLDLWLGERHDVCVVGDVAQTIYSFAGADPAHLLDFPRRHRGARVLELRRDYRSTPQIVAVANGLMAHAKDCGAVRLQSQRPSGAAVRFTTYASDAEEAEGVAAKAEGLIASGVRPDAIAVLFRTNGQSQAFEEAFAARGIPVALSDGRPFFQREDVRNAMRVLTTAAKFADPQAPASLVEAVTAQLEAVGWTPEAPTGGAAQERWGNLRAIVSWAEDSSARDIAEFVAEMEERAQYQVEPDKRGVELTTLHAAKGLEWDAVFLVGAAEGLLPISYAKTPEAKEEERRLLYVGITRARDALEISWAKTRGAGSRGARKRSQLLDGVWPDDAASPRTSRRASGREAARDFAARASEEDLALYEELRAWRSATAKAGGRPPFAVFTDQTLREIVLSRPTGFEGLLQVKGIGEVKARMFGAHVLAIVAGEQVDLPEAE; encoded by the coding sequence ATGAATGAACGCGACCCCGAAGCGCTGCTCGACGCCCTGGACCCGGATCAGCGGGCCGTGGCACTGCAGGTGACGGGCCCGCTCGCCGTGCTCGCGGGCGCGGGAACGGGGAAGACCCGGGCGATCACCTATCGGATCGCCTACGGCACCGCGATCGGCGCCTATCCGCCCGATTCGGTGCTGGCGGTGACCTTCACGAGGCGCGCGGCCTTCGAGATGCGGCATCGGCTCGCGGGCCTGGGCGTGCCGAGGGCGCAGGCGCGGACCTTCCATTCGGCGGCCCTGCGTCAGCTGCAGCACTTCTGGCCGACGGTGATCGGCGGGCCGATGCCGTCGATCCTCGCGCACAAGGCGTCGATCGTGTCCTCGGCCGCTGCGAGGCTCGGAATCGCCGCCGATAAGACGATCGTGCGCGACCTGGCCGCGGAGGTCGAGTGGGCGAAGGTGTCACTGGTCGATTCGGAGCATTACGCCGAGAAGGTGAAGGCCGGCCATGAGGTGCCCGCGGGTTTGAGCGCCGATGACATGGCGCGCCTCCTCGAGGTGTACGAGGACGCGAAGTCCGAGCGGGGGGTCATCGATTTCGAGGACGTGCTCGTGATCCTGTGCGGCATGCTCCAGGAGCGCTCCGATGTGGCGGCGAAGGTGCGCGCGCAGTACCGGCATTTCGTGGTCGACGAGTTCCAGGACGTGTCGGCGATCCAGCGCCGACTGCTGGACCTGTGGCTGGGGGAGCGGCACGACGTGTGCGTCGTCGGCGATGTGGCGCAGACGATCTACTCCTTCGCGGGTGCGGATCCGGCGCATCTGCTGGACTTCCCGCGGCGCCATCGGGGCGCGCGGGTCTTGGAGCTGAGGCGCGACTATCGTTCGACTCCGCAGATCGTGGCGGTGGCGAACGGATTGATGGCGCATGCGAAGGACTGCGGCGCGGTGCGCTTGCAGTCGCAGCGGCCCAGCGGCGCTGCGGTGCGTTTCACGACCTACGCCTCTGACGCCGAAGAGGCCGAGGGCGTGGCCGCGAAGGCCGAGGGCCTCATCGCCTCGGGGGTGAGACCCGATGCGATCGCGGTCCTCTTCCGGACGAACGGTCAGTCGCAGGCCTTCGAGGAGGCCTTCGCCGCGAGGGGGATCCCCGTCGCCCTGTCGGATGGCAGGCCCTTCTTCCAGCGCGAGGACGTGCGCAATGCGATGCGCGTGCTCACGACCGCTGCGAAGTTCGCCGACCCTCAGGCGCCCGCGTCCCTGGTCGAGGCCGTGACTGCGCAGTTGGAGGCCGTGGGGTGGACGCCGGAGGCCCCGACGGGCGGGGCGGCTCAGGAGCGCTGGGGGAATCTGAGGGCGATCGTGTCCTGGGCGGAGGACTCGTCCGCGAGGGATATCGCGGAGTTCGTCGCTGAAATGGAAGAACGCGCCCAATACCAGGTCGAGCCCGATAAACGGGGCGTGGAACTGACGACCCTGCACGCGGCCAAGGGCTTGGAATGGGATGCCGTCTTCCTGGTGGGCGCCGCCGAAGGGCTGCTGCCGATCTCCTACGCGAAGACTCCCGAGGCCAAGGAGGAGGAACGCCGCCTCCTGTACGTGGGCATCACGCGCGCCCGGGATGCTCTTGAGATCTCGTGGGCGAAGACGCGGGGCGCGGGCTCTAGGGGTGCGCGCAAGCGCTCCCAGCTGCTGGACGGCGTATGGCCCGACGACGCGGCATCGCCGAGGACGTCGCGCCGGGCGAGCGGGAGGGAAGCGGCCCGTGATTTCGCGGCGAGGGCTTCTGAGGAGGACCTGGCCCTCTACGAGGAACTGCGGGCCTGGCGGAGCGCCACCGCGAAGGCGGGCGGCCGCCCGCCCTTCGCGGTGTTCACCGACCAGACTCTCAGGGAGATCGTGCTGTCGCGTCCGACCGGCTTCGAGGGCCTCCTGCAGGTGAAGGGCATCGGCGAGGTGAAGGCGCGCATGTTCGGGGCTCATGTCCTGGCGATCGTCGCGGGCGAGCAGGTGGACCTGCCGGAGGCCGAGTAG
- the nudC gene encoding NAD(+) diphosphatase, producing the protein MSLHLPLARGRLLHMAALREAVDPVALMREGTGTLRGLDGRAAEEASRIRSAGVIAVTREGSVCLDPAPLGPAAAPHRAGPGSSPIDEGARLRRIEGEDAERLLDASALPLLIGANAKGELLVALVADAPDPRLGRWMHLRRCAHLLADDESALAVSATALAAWHADYRFCPACGTRTRPILGGWASECAACGRQEYPRQDPAIIVAVLDERDRLLLAHNTAWPHPLASLIAGFVEAGETPEAAARREVLEEVALVIDAPVYRAAQPWPFPRSQMMGYAARLSPHSPLEPAPDGAEIDWAGFFTRDEFAKALRGGDFVAPGPASIAHSMIVDWFGGPLPAPGP; encoded by the coding sequence ATGAGCCTTCATCTTCCCCTGGCGCGCGGGCGCCTGCTCCACATGGCCGCGCTGCGCGAGGCGGTCGATCCCGTCGCGCTCATGAGGGAGGGGACGGGCACCCTGCGAGGACTGGACGGGCGGGCCGCCGAGGAGGCGTCACGAATCCGGAGCGCCGGCGTAATCGCGGTGACCCGCGAGGGCTCCGTCTGCCTCGATCCTGCTCCGCTCGGGCCGGCCGCTGCCCCGCATCGGGCGGGCCCCGGATCCTCGCCGATCGACGAGGGCGCGCGCCTGCGCCGGATCGAGGGGGAGGATGCGGAGCGCCTGCTGGACGCGAGCGCCCTGCCCCTGCTCATCGGCGCGAACGCGAAAGGCGAGCTCCTCGTCGCCCTCGTCGCGGATGCGCCCGATCCGAGGCTCGGGCGCTGGATGCACCTGAGGCGCTGCGCGCACCTGCTCGCCGACGACGAGTCCGCTCTCGCGGTGAGCGCGACGGCCCTGGCGGCCTGGCACGCGGACTACCGCTTCTGCCCGGCCTGCGGGACGCGGACGCGCCCGATCCTGGGCGGGTGGGCGAGCGAATGCGCGGCCTGCGGCCGTCAGGAGTATCCGCGTCAGGACCCGGCGATCATCGTGGCGGTCCTCGATGAGCGGGATCGTCTGCTCCTCGCCCACAACACGGCATGGCCCCATCCGCTGGCGTCTTTGATCGCGGGCTTCGTCGAGGCCGGTGAGACGCCGGAGGCGGCCGCCCGGAGGGAAGTGCTCGAAGAGGTCGCGCTGGTGATCGACGCGCCCGTCTATCGGGCGGCGCAGCCCTGGCCCTTCCCCCGTTCGCAGATGATGGGCTACGCGGCGCGCCTTTCCCCCCATTCGCCTCTTGAACCCGCGCCCGACGGCGCGGAGATCGACTGGGCCGGGTTCTTCACGCGCGACGAGTTCGCGAAGGCCCTTCGCGGGGGCGATTTCGTGGCGCCGGGGCCCGCGTCGATCGCCCATTCGATGATCGTCGACTGGTTCGGAGGCCCCCTTCCGGCGCCCGGCCCCTGA
- the rph gene encoding ribonuclease PH has product MTNSDLRADGRAFDQLRPVSLTRSWSGTGEGSVLVEFGRTRVLCVASLTEGVPRWRKGSGEGWVTAEYAMLPRATSERSQRESVKGKVSGRTQEISRLIGRSLRAIIDVTALGENTIVLDCDVLRADGGTRTASVTGAYVALAEAVNWGVERGLITPKASSPVLTDSVSAISVGVVDGAPMLDLPYVEDVRAMTDMNVVQTGSGAFIEVQGTAEHRPFSREELSDLLDLASIGNAQLADLQKRALAAEPGETVRLA; this is encoded by the coding sequence ATGACGAATAGTGATCTTCGCGCCGATGGGCGCGCTTTCGACCAGCTCCGCCCCGTTTCCCTCACCCGTTCGTGGTCCGGGACGGGCGAGGGCTCCGTCCTCGTGGAGTTCGGGCGGACCCGCGTCCTGTGCGTCGCCTCCCTCACCGAGGGCGTGCCGAGGTGGCGCAAGGGCAGCGGCGAAGGCTGGGTCACCGCTGAATACGCGATGCTCCCGCGCGCGACCTCGGAGCGCTCCCAGCGCGAATCCGTCAAGGGCAAGGTCTCGGGGCGCACTCAGGAGATCTCCCGGCTCATCGGCCGTTCGCTTCGCGCGATCATCGACGTGACCGCCCTGGGGGAGAACACCATCGTCCTCGACTGCGACGTCCTGCGCGCCGACGGCGGCACCCGCACCGCTTCGGTGACCGGCGCCTACGTCGCCCTCGCCGAGGCAGTGAACTGGGGCGTCGAGCGGGGGCTCATCACGCCGAAGGCCTCCTCCCCCGTCCTCACCGACTCCGTGTCCGCGATTTCGGTCGGCGTCGTCGACGGCGCGCCGATGCTCGACCTGCCCTACGTCGAGGATGTGCGCGCGATGACCGACATGAACGTCGTACAGACCGGTTCGGGGGCCTTCATCGAAGTCCAGGGCACCGCCGAGCACCGGCCCTTCTCGCGCGAGGAGCTGTCCGATCTGCTCGACCTCGCTTCGATCGGGAACGCTCAGCTCGCCGACCTGCAGAAGCGCGCGCTCGCCGCCGAGCCCGGTGAGACGGTGAGGCTGGCATGA
- the rdgB gene encoding RdgB/HAM1 family non-canonical purine NTP pyrophosphatase, whose protein sequence is MSAAQDPAAPAVSVHGARPDEGAPRLVFATSNAHKISELEAILSEALGGAAVDGIARMSDFDAPDPVEDGASFEENSLIKARALVALTGLPALADDSGLAVEILGGAPGIFSARWSGRHGDDEANLDLLLAQLSDVPDRNRRASFVSAAALVLPDGREFVERGEVKGVLIRERRGEGGFGYDPIFVPDGFEVTTAEMTPDEKNAISHRGIAFRALVPSILQAMELSA, encoded by the coding sequence ATGAGCGCCGCGCAGGATCCCGCCGCCCCGGCCGTCTCCGTCCACGGCGCCCGGCCCGATGAGGGCGCGCCCCGCCTCGTCTTCGCGACCTCGAACGCGCACAAGATCAGCGAGCTCGAGGCGATCCTGTCCGAGGCCCTGGGCGGCGCGGCGGTCGACGGCATTGCGCGCATGTCCGATTTCGATGCGCCCGATCCCGTGGAGGACGGCGCGTCCTTCGAGGAGAACTCGCTGATCAAGGCGCGAGCCCTGGTCGCGCTGACGGGTCTGCCCGCGCTTGCGGACGATTCGGGTCTGGCGGTCGAGATCCTGGGGGGCGCTCCCGGGATCTTCTCCGCGCGCTGGTCCGGCCGCCACGGGGACGACGAGGCCAATCTCGACCTCCTCCTCGCCCAGTTGTCGGACGTGCCCGATCGGAATCGTCGGGCGTCCTTCGTCTCCGCCGCGGCCCTCGTGCTCCCCGATGGGCGCGAGTTCGTCGAGCGCGGCGAGGTGAAGGGGGTCCTGATCCGCGAGCGGAGGGGCGAGGGCGGATTCGGCTACGATCCGATCTTCGTTCCCGACGGCTTCGAGGTGACGACCGCCGAGATGACGCCCGATGAGAAGAACGCGATCAGCCATCGCGGCATCGCCTTCAGGGCTCTTGTTCCGTCGATCCTTCAGGCGATGGAGCTTTCAGCGTAG
- a CDS encoding histidine kinase, whose translation MSTFIRARLVQFRSYVTRYRRQQRDELQFCMDRPIYGSLVAR comes from the coding sequence ATGTCGACGTTCATCCGCGCTCGCCTCGTCCAGTTCCGCTCCTACGTCACCAGGTACCGTCGCCAGCAGAGGGATGAACTCCAATTCTGCATGGACCGGCCGATCTACGGGTCCCTCGTCGCCCGCTGA
- a CDS encoding LysR family transcriptional regulator, translating into MRIDPRRLSHLLAVHREGGIVAAADVLGLTPSAVSQQIRRLEEEVGLTLLDRAPTGAMLTPAGRILVQGAERIENDLNEIARDLRPITGQVTGVVGIGGFQTVIRNVLLPLSSTLERDLPGVEIHINEVDEPRGMADLRAGRIDLLMLERDTAPGIAPKGFVDTSFIDEPWVLVSPESAPKVGSERDLADVEWLRVHPETIGYHTMERISSALRHPKWVPYSYINYEAAHALVRAGKGSTILPSMAVRGINLDGMRVTTLPGLGYRRILVRHRKGEDAISTATGQVLTGLFSWVAEHHGDWRGAQA; encoded by the coding sequence GTGCGCATCGACCCGAGACGCCTCTCCCACCTGCTCGCAGTCCATCGAGAAGGCGGCATCGTCGCCGCCGCCGACGTCCTGGGACTCACCCCGTCAGCGGTATCGCAGCAGATCAGACGCCTGGAAGAAGAAGTCGGACTCACCCTCCTCGACCGCGCCCCCACCGGCGCCATGCTCACCCCCGCGGGCCGCATCCTCGTCCAAGGCGCCGAGCGCATCGAGAACGACCTCAACGAGATCGCCCGCGACCTCCGCCCGATCACCGGACAGGTGACCGGCGTCGTCGGCATCGGCGGATTCCAGACAGTCATCCGCAACGTCCTCCTGCCCCTGTCCTCCACCCTCGAACGCGACCTGCCCGGAGTCGAGATCCACATCAACGAGGTCGACGAGCCCCGAGGAATGGCGGACCTGCGCGCCGGCCGCATCGACCTGCTCATGCTCGAGCGCGACACCGCTCCCGGCATCGCGCCCAAGGGCTTCGTCGACACCTCCTTCATCGACGAGCCCTGGGTCCTCGTCAGCCCCGAATCCGCCCCCAAAGTCGGCTCCGAACGCGACCTCGCCGATGTCGAATGGCTGCGCGTCCACCCCGAGACCATCGGGTACCACACCATGGAGCGCATCTCATCGGCCCTGCGCCACCCGAAATGGGTGCCCTACTCCTACATCAACTACGAAGCCGCCCACGCCCTCGTCCGCGCGGGCAAGGGCTCGACGATCCTGCCCTCGATGGCGGTGCGCGGAATCAACCTCGACGGTATGCGCGTCACCACGCTGCCCGGACTCGGATACCGGCGGATCCTCGTCCGCCACCGCAAGGGAGAGGACGCGATTTCGACGGCCACCGGCCAGGTCCTCACCGGCCTGTTCTCATGGGTCGCCGAACACCACGGCGATTGGCGCGGCGCGCAAGCCTGA
- a CDS encoding MBL fold metallo-hydrolase, with product MRLTIIGSTGSMSGPASPASCYLVQSEGADPQTGGMRTWNVALELGPGSFGALWRHIDPRDLDAVVLSHTHADHMGDIISLQVHRRWGPGADLGPLLLAGPVGTVERIRQIDGTRLPDDYSGEFTILTVRAGTPYRVGPMTFTPFPGVHTIESFGTRIEGPAEGDPDSRVSLFFTGDTDEAPAILEGARGVDLLLSEVGFTQADEVRGIHMDGVRAGRLAREASVGRLVATHIQPWTDREVVERELRSEWSGPLDFADADRVFALGPRS from the coding sequence ATGAGGCTGACGATTATCGGTTCGACGGGGTCGATGTCGGGTCCGGCGTCTCCGGCCTCGTGCTATCTCGTCCAATCCGAGGGCGCGGATCCGCAGACGGGCGGGATGCGGACGTGGAACGTCGCGCTGGAGCTCGGGCCGGGATCCTTCGGGGCGCTGTGGCGCCACATCGATCCGCGCGACCTGGATGCGGTGGTCCTGTCGCACACGCATGCCGATCACATGGGGGACATCATCTCCTTGCAGGTCCATCGGCGCTGGGGCCCCGGAGCGGACCTGGGGCCGCTGCTCCTCGCGGGTCCGGTCGGCACGGTGGAGCGCATCCGCCAGATCGATGGCACGCGCCTCCCCGATGACTACTCGGGCGAGTTCACGATCCTCACGGTGCGGGCGGGCACCCCCTACCGGGTCGGTCCGATGACCTTCACGCCCTTCCCCGGCGTTCACACGATCGAGTCCTTCGGCACGCGCATCGAGGGTCCCGCCGAGGGGGATCCCGATTCGCGGGTTTCGCTGTTCTTCACGGGGGACACCGATGAGGCCCCGGCGATCCTCGAGGGCGCTCGCGGCGTCGATCTGCTGCTCTCCGAGGTGGGCTTCACCCAGGCCGATGAGGTCCGCGGGATTCACATGGACGGGGTCCGGGCCGGGCGGCTCGCGCGCGAGGCGTCGGTCGGGCGCCTGGTCGCCACGCACATCCAGCCCTGGACCGACAGGGAGGTCGTCGAGAGGGAACTGCGCTCCGAGTGGTCGGGGCCGCTCGATTTCGCCGATGCGGACAGGGTTTTCGCCCTCGGCCCCCGGTCCTAG
- the murI gene encoding glutamate racemase: protein MDNAPIGIFDSGLGGLTVARAIIDKLPDEEICYLGDTAHTPYGSRPIAQARRFTLECLDALASRGVKALVIACNTATAAAISDARERYWIDARIPVIEVITPAARRAVATTRNRRVGVIGTEATIQSEAYRHALAAVPGLTVVEQACPQFVEFVERGVTTGPELEAVAREYFEPLKAAEIDTLVLGCTHYPLLTGVIGRVMGDSVSLVTSSEATANATYNELVDRGLLHEPWAEGRAPSHRFLTTGAGESFPRLARRFLGPEVARVDEIAIDSTETGA from the coding sequence ATGGACAACGCGCCGATTGGCATCTTCGACTCCGGCCTGGGGGGCCTGACCGTTGCGCGCGCCATCATCGACAAACTCCCCGACGAGGAGATCTGCTACCTGGGGGACACGGCGCACACGCCCTACGGCTCCCGTCCGATCGCCCAGGCGCGCCGCTTCACCCTGGAATGCTTGGACGCCCTCGCCTCGCGCGGCGTCAAGGCCCTGGTGATCGCCTGCAACACGGCGACGGCGGCCGCCATTTCGGATGCGCGTGAACGCTACTGGATCGACGCTCGGATCCCCGTCATCGAGGTGATCACGCCCGCGGCCCGCAGGGCGGTCGCGACGACTAGGAATCGGCGCGTCGGCGTGATCGGCACAGAGGCGACGATCCAGTCGGAGGCGTACCGCCATGCGCTCGCGGCCGTTCCCGGTTTGACGGTGGTCGAGCAGGCCTGCCCGCAGTTCGTCGAATTCGTCGAGCGCGGCGTGACGACGGGCCCGGAGCTGGAGGCCGTCGCGCGCGAGTACTTCGAGCCCCTCAAGGCCGCGGAGATCGACACCCTGGTCCTGGGCTGCACGCATTACCCCCTGCTCACGGGGGTGATCGGCCGCGTCATGGGCGATTCGGTCTCCCTGGTGACCTCGTCCGAGGCGACCGCGAACGCGACCTACAACGAATTGGTCGATCGCGGTCTTTTGCACGAGCCCTGGGCCGAGGGCCGGGCTCCTTCGCACCGCTTCCTCACCACCGGTGCGGGCGAGTCCTTCCCGCGCCTCGCCCGCCGCTTCCTGGGCCCCGAGGTGGCGCGCGTCGATGAGATCGCGATCGATTCGACGGAGACGGGCGCATGA
- a CDS encoding DUF2017 family protein — translation MIGAFRFEDGAYRARLEPPYSTLIARLMREILVVLDEPGELGSFIQAATQLETERPAPEECALGHLLPAMSEDPEDASGLRALTEDFLRAEKSSRLRVVGGQIERAALHGGVEVEVAPDEVWEWLAALNDLRLGLAGELGIETDGDVERIEALACADPDGSREQPAAAIYSVLTWWQDSLIAALNSSEASN, via the coding sequence GTGATCGGAGCGTTCCGCTTCGAGGACGGCGCCTACCGGGCGAGACTCGAACCCCCCTATTCGACTCTCATCGCACGGCTCATGCGCGAGATCCTCGTGGTCTTGGACGAACCGGGGGAACTGGGGAGTTTCATTCAGGCGGCGACGCAGTTGGAGACGGAACGACCGGCTCCCGAGGAGTGCGCACTGGGGCATCTGCTCCCCGCGATGAGCGAGGACCCGGAGGACGCTTCGGGCTTGCGGGCCCTGACGGAGGACTTCCTCCGGGCGGAGAAGTCCTCGCGCTTGCGGGTCGTCGGCGGGCAGATCGAGCGGGCGGCGCTCCACGGGGGAGTCGAGGTCGAAGTCGCGCCCGACGAGGTGTGGGAATGGCTGGCCGCGCTCAATGATCTTCGTCTCGGTCTCGCCGGTGAACTCGGTATTGAAACCGATGGGGACGTCGAGCGCATCGAGGCTCTCGCCTGCGCGGATCCGGATGGGAGTCGCGAGCAGCCGGCCGCTGCGATCTACTCGGTGCTCACCTGGTGGCAGGATTCACTCATCGCGGCCCTGAACTCTTCGGAGGCATCGAACTAG
- the clpS gene encoding ATP-dependent Clp protease adapter ClpS, giving the protein MPSTTALPQGATSTRSTPIPSWRTVVWDDPVNLMDYVTGVFIRHFGYSEPKARALMMEVHTRGRAVVSIGMRERMEADVVAMHGYGLKATLEAVS; this is encoded by the coding sequence ATGCCGAGCACGACAGCCCTTCCTCAAGGCGCGACATCGACGCGATCGACGCCGATCCCGTCGTGGCGCACCGTCGTCTGGGACGATCCGGTGAATCTCATGGATTACGTGACGGGCGTCTTCATCAGGCATTTCGGCTATTCGGAGCCGAAGGCGCGGGCGCTGATGATGGAGGTCCACACCCGCGGCCGGGCGGTGGTGTCGATCGGGATGCGCGAGCGCATGGAGGCCGACGTGGTCGCCATGCACGGCTACGGCCTGAAGGCGACCCTGGAGGCGGTCTCGTGA
- a CDS encoding nicotinate phosphoribosyltransferase produces MPSSVSTSLLTDMYELTMIDAALKTGTAMRPSVFEVFGRRLPATRRFGVVAGTGRILEALERFEFEPEQIDFLHARGIVSDETLDYLKEFRFSGDMMGYAEGECYFPGSPLLTVEGTFAECTILETLLLSILNHDCAIASAASRMTIAAHGRPCMDMGARRAHERAAVSAARAAIIGGFAGTSDLEAAKRYNIRAIGTAAHSFTLLHDSEREAFDAQIALLGPGTTLLVDTYDIPQGVVNAVEAARAAGGELGAVRIDSGDLVAQAFKVRGQLDALGATTTKITVTNDLDEYAIAALGAAPIDSYGVGTKLVTGSGVPTAALVYKLVAREGDDGVMKPVAKKSESKSTVGGRKLAGRVLDEEGYAAEEILVVASSREAAEAKLDELGARRLQIPLITKGEIRSELWKDGALEKAQAHHVRTRNELPYQAWRLSEGETAIPTRYIEA; encoded by the coding sequence ATGCCATCTTCGGTTTCCACGTCTTTGCTGACGGACATGTACGAGCTCACGATGATCGACGCCGCTTTGAAGACGGGCACCGCGATGCGCCCCTCCGTCTTCGAGGTCTTCGGGCGCAGGCTCCCCGCGACGCGGCGCTTCGGCGTGGTCGCCGGAACGGGCCGGATCCTCGAGGCCCTCGAGCGCTTCGAGTTCGAGCCCGAGCAGATCGACTTCCTCCACGCGCGGGGCATCGTCTCGGATGAGACCCTCGACTACCTCAAGGAGTTCCGCTTCTCCGGCGACATGATGGGCTACGCCGAAGGCGAGTGCTACTTCCCCGGCTCGCCCCTGCTCACCGTCGAGGGCACCTTCGCCGAATGCACGATCCTCGAAACCCTCCTGCTGTCGATCCTCAACCACGACTGCGCGATCGCCTCCGCCGCGTCCCGCATGACCATCGCCGCGCACGGCCGCCCCTGCATGGACATGGGCGCGCGGCGCGCCCATGAGCGCGCCGCCGTTTCCGCTGCGCGCGCCGCCATCATCGGCGGTTTCGCGGGGACCTCCGACCTCGAGGCGGCGAAGCGCTACAACATCAGGGCCATCGGCACGGCCGCGCACTCCTTCACTCTCCTGCACGATTCCGAACGCGAGGCCTTCGACGCGCAGATCGCCCTTCTCGGACCGGGAACGACCCTCCTCGTCGACACCTACGACATCCCGCAGGGAGTCGTCAACGCCGTCGAGGCGGCGCGCGCAGCCGGCGGTGAGCTCGGCGCGGTCCGCATCGACTCCGGCGACCTCGTCGCACAGGCCTTCAAGGTCCGCGGACAGCTCGACGCCCTCGGCGCCACCACCACGAAGATCACGGTGACGAACGACCTGGACGAGTACGCGATCGCCGCCCTCGGCGCCGCCCCCATCGACTCCTACGGCGTCGGCACGAAACTCGTCACCGGGTCGGGCGTGCCCACTGCGGCTCTCGTCTACAAGCTCGTCGCGCGCGAGGGCGACGACGGCGTCATGAAGCCGGTCGCGAAGAAGTCCGAGTCGAAGTCGACCGTCGGCGGGCGCAAGCTCGCGGGCCGCGTGCTCGACGAGGAGGGCTACGCCGCTGAGGAGATCCTCGTCGTCGCCTCCTCCCGCGAAGCCGCTGAGGCCAAGCTCGACGAGCTCGGCGCGCGCCGCTTGCAGATCCCGCTCATCACGAAGGGCGAGATCCGATCCGAGCTGTGGAAGGACGGGGCCCTGGAGAAGGCGCAGGCCCACCACGTGCGGACCCGCAACGAGCTGCCCTACCAGGCGTGGAGGCTCTCCGAAGGCGAGACGGCGATCCCGACCCGCTACATCGAGGCCTGA